One genomic window of Archaeoglobus neptunius includes the following:
- a CDS encoding DUF5320 domain-containing protein, protein MPWWMPGWGGRGWRWWYRATCLPGWMRWGWWEQPPFYPPSPTYRPEDELEMLEAMKEDLEAELKDITKRIEELKRDLER, encoded by the coding sequence ATGCCCTGGTGGATGCCCGGATGGGGTGGTAGAGGCTGGAGATGGTGGTACAGAGCCACCTGCTTGCCGGGATGGATGAGATGGGGCTGGTGGGAACAGCCTCCATTCTATCCACCCTCTCCGACATACAGGCCCGAGGATGAGCTGGAGATGCTTGAGGCGATGAAAGAAGACCTTGAAGCTGAACTCAAGGATATCACAAAAAGGATTGAGGAGCTGAAAAGGGATCTTGAGAGGTAA
- a CDS encoding DUF5320 domain-containing protein, with product MPGGDGTGPWGRGPRTGRRAGFCSGYSRPGFMNRSVYPPFGGRWFGWFGRFGFWRRGRGRSRGRR from the coding sequence ATGCCGGGTGGAGATGGAACTGGCCCCTGGGGAAGGGGGCCAAGAACTGGAAGAAGGGCTGGCTTCTGCTCCGGCTACAGCAGGCCCGGATTCATGAACCGCTCAGTGTATCCTCCTTTCGGTGGCAGATGGTTCGGATGGTTTGGCAGATTTGGATTCTGGAGAAGAGGTAGAGGGAGAAGTAGAGGCAGGAGGTGA
- a CDS encoding Mrp/NBP35 family ATP-binding protein has translation MQRRVTDEEIKNRLDKIKNRIAVMSGKGGVGKSTVTALLALHYARKGKKVGILDADFLGPSIPILFGLRNGRVSVSADGLEPVLTQRYKIRVMSMQFLLPQENTPVIWRGPLIAGMIREFLGRVAWGELDYLLVDLPPGTGDAPLTVMQDAKPTGVVVVSTPQELTAVIVEKAINMAEETQTSVLGLVENMSYFVCPNCGHRSRIFGEGRGELLAKKYGIGFVTEIPIEEELLKLADSGRIEEYEKDWFEDADF, from the coding sequence GTGCAGAGGAGAGTTACGGATGAGGAGATTAAAAACAGACTGGATAAAATAAAGAACAGGATTGCCGTGATGAGCGGCAAGGGTGGTGTTGGCAAATCAACGGTCACGGCACTGCTTGCCCTGCATTATGCCAGGAAGGGAAAGAAGGTTGGAATTCTGGATGCGGACTTTCTCGGCCCGAGCATACCCATACTCTTCGGGCTGAGGAATGGCAGAGTGTCCGTGAGCGCTGATGGACTTGAGCCGGTTTTGACTCAGAGATACAAAATCAGGGTGATGTCGATGCAGTTTCTTCTACCGCAGGAGAATACTCCGGTCATCTGGCGGGGGCCGCTGATTGCGGGGATGATAAGGGAGTTTCTGGGTAGGGTTGCGTGGGGCGAGCTTGATTACCTTCTCGTAGATCTCCCACCCGGGACAGGAGATGCCCCACTTACAGTCATGCAGGACGCAAAGCCAACAGGAGTTGTTGTGGTATCCACACCACAGGAACTGACTGCAGTCATTGTGGAGAAAGCAATAAACATGGCTGAAGAGACCCAAACATCTGTTCTCGGGCTTGTTGAGAATATGAGCTACTTTGTCTGCCCAAACTGCGGTCACAGAAGTCGTATCTTTGGAGAGGGAAGGGGAGAGCTGCTGGCGAAAAAATATGGTATAGGTTTCGTTACCGAGATACCAATCGAGGAGGAATTGCTGAAACTGGCTGACAGCGGAAGGATAGAAGAGTACGAAAAGGATTGGTTTGAAGACGCTGACTTCTAA